A single genomic interval of Halalkalibaculum roseum harbors:
- a CDS encoding flippase, protein MQYIKLKGIVDKLKLSQFLKSTSKTTIVKAGGMVAGVLVSIAIGRLLGADGLGIISLSNQIVRILTMLVLLGLPTVIIKETSIAVSKKKWAYINDVIFTSLLINIPFALLVVILSYYVLPIVVSTFFEESLRVPLLIITIGLLFQVISKIFGPSLNGYGKIWQASLAENTLSIVLVALSILIQHTLDWQISVISVAISYTVANFIVSIILSTYWKHVHKTSLDVINNFIPKKLLTVGLPLLFIQSTNVIATTIDSIMIGSFLSTKEVGIYGVAFNIAFASSFFLQVTNSVLAPRVASLFADNDIKEMEQIVQKVTMGLTFIAILGFLIILLGGKYILPIWGNEFLEGYKPLLILSIGQFFNIAAGCVGLILTLCDQEKKWGYITLISAILNTILNISFIKLWGIQGASIATATTMIFMNISGVVLVKKNIGILTFPINKILKI, encoded by the coding sequence ATGCAGTATATCAAGCTCAAAGGAATAGTTGATAAATTAAAATTAAGTCAGTTTTTAAAATCAACTTCGAAAACCACAATTGTTAAAGCTGGCGGTATGGTGGCTGGTGTGCTAGTCAGTATAGCAATTGGGCGATTATTAGGTGCGGATGGCCTAGGAATAATAAGTCTTTCAAATCAGATTGTTAGAATATTAACAATGTTGGTTTTATTAGGACTCCCTACTGTAATTATTAAAGAAACATCTATAGCTGTTAGTAAAAAAAAATGGGCATACATTAATGATGTCATATTTACCAGTCTGCTTATCAATATACCATTTGCTTTATTAGTTGTAATACTTAGTTATTATGTCTTACCGATAGTAGTCTCTACATTTTTCGAAGAATCGTTAAGAGTTCCATTATTAATTATAACTATCGGCCTGTTATTCCAAGTAATATCCAAAATATTCGGACCGAGTTTAAATGGGTATGGTAAAATATGGCAAGCTAGTTTAGCAGAAAATACACTTAGTATAGTACTGGTAGCTCTTAGCATATTAATACAGCATACATTAGACTGGCAAATCAGTGTTATCAGTGTTGCAATTTCTTATACGGTAGCAAACTTCATAGTTTCTATAATATTATCCACCTATTGGAAACATGTTCACAAGACCTCATTGGATGTAATTAATAATTTTATTCCAAAGAAATTACTGACTGTTGGGTTACCGCTTCTATTTATTCAATCGACGAATGTTATTGCAACTACTATTGATAGTATTATGATAGGGTCATTCTTAAGTACCAAGGAGGTTGGTATTTATGGAGTAGCTTTCAATATCGCTTTTGCCTCTTCATTTTTTTTGCAGGTTACCAATTCGGTATTAGCACCCAGAGTAGCTTCTTTGTTTGCAGATAATGACATCAAAGAAATGGAACAAATTGTTCAGAAAGTTACGATGGGACTAACATTTATTGCGATATTAGGATTCTTGATAATTTTGCTAGGTGGGAAATATATTCTCCCAATATGGGGTAATGAGTTTTTAGAAGGATATAAACCCTTACTTATTTTAAGTATAGGCCAATTTTTTAATATAGCAGCAGGATGTGTAGGGTTAATTCTTACTCTGTGTGACCAAGAAAAAAAATGGGGTTATATCACTTTAATTTCTGCTATTCTAAACACAATTTTAAATATAAGCTTTATAAAGCTTTGGGGGATTCAAGGGGCTTCAATTGCAACAGCAACAACTATGATATTTATGAATATATCAGGCGTTGTTTTAGTTAAGAAAAATATTGGAATACTCACCTTTCCAATTAATAAGATTTTAAAAATTTAG
- a CDS encoding glycosyltransferase, translating to MKTLLFLNGSEGCQTGIEDGFKYLLGIDKISELEWFYYTDYANKHTNGKALNEMLKRAETFQPDLVVFFHLGDFQIEKKFLIKLKNIDSKPIIVYDEGDMYGGLAKPIKPQMELIMRHSEVVSIRGLGKFHKQVKKYNEKVIYTPHHNDIHRFDDKENVFKERDHDIVLIGNKVKSRMFNFIRRLPGAKERENFAEMMDAEFPDQFKIYGNGWDSLGTNQGPVDFYKQHEIYENTWITVAYEHYPSIPYYFSNRLPMALMNGSLYVSHYHEGYEKMFPDTDFIFFFKNNDEAIDIIKYILSLGKEELICRSEKARDFALRQYTPQVIWSNFLKNVLSILN from the coding sequence ATGAAAACCCTGCTTTTCTTAAACGGGTCAGAAGGTTGTCAAACTGGAATCGAAGATGGCTTTAAATATTTATTGGGAATTGATAAGATATCGGAACTAGAGTGGTTTTATTATACGGATTACGCCAATAAGCATACGAATGGAAAAGCCTTAAATGAAATGCTCAAGCGGGCTGAAACTTTCCAGCCCGATCTGGTTGTGTTTTTTCATTTAGGTGATTTTCAAATTGAAAAGAAATTTTTAATTAAGTTAAAAAATATAGACTCAAAACCTATCATAGTATATGATGAAGGGGATATGTATGGAGGATTGGCCAAACCTATTAAGCCTCAGATGGAATTAATAATGAGGCATTCGGAAGTAGTTTCTATCCGGGGTCTAGGTAAATTCCACAAACAGGTAAAAAAGTATAATGAGAAAGTCATTTATACGCCTCATCATAATGACATCCATCGATTTGATGACAAAGAAAATGTATTTAAGGAACGCGACCATGATATAGTTTTGATCGGAAATAAGGTAAAATCCAGGATGTTTAATTTCATTCGAAGATTACCGGGTGCAAAAGAAAGAGAAAACTTTGCAGAAATGATGGATGCTGAATTTCCTGATCAATTTAAAATTTACGGAAACGGTTGGGATTCGTTGGGTACCAATCAGGGACCTGTAGATTTTTACAAACAACATGAGATCTATGAGAATACTTGGATAACAGTAGCCTACGAACACTATCCAAGTATTCCATATTATTTTTCGAATCGTTTACCGATGGCATTAATGAACGGTTCACTCTACGTCAGTCACTATCACGAAGGATATGAAAAGATGTTTCCTGATACTGATTTCATTTTTTTCTTCAAAAATAATGATGAAGCAATTGATATTATCAAGTATATCTTATCTTTAGGCAAAGAAGAGTTAATTTGTCGTTCTGAAAAAGCAAGAGATTTTGCCCTCAGACAATATACTCCCCAGGTAATTTGGTCCAATTTTTTAAAGAACGTCCTCTCAATATTAAATTGA